The Macadamia integrifolia cultivar HAES 741 chromosome 3, SCU_Mint_v3, whole genome shotgun sequence genome segment gggtgtcaagtaaatatgtggatgtaATTAAAGATAAGTATGAgggcgtggtgactagtgtgagatttgTGAGCAGCCAGgcaaggaattcccaattataattgggttacatcagAGATCAGTCTCAAGTCCTTGTCTAtttgcacttatcatggatgagctAACCAAGAGCTTTCAAGATGAGGTCCCGGGGTGTATGCTCTTTgccgatgatattgttttggtggataagACAAAGACAGGGATTAACACTAAGTTAGAGCTATGAAGATTAACCTTAGAAACAAGAggctttaagattagtagaacaaagaatATGATGTGTAATTTTAATCACACTATGATAGATAATGacatggtgaaaattgaggaaatACAGATAGTGCAAAGAGACTTTCTTAGATATTTGGgattaattataattaaaaaaatgtgacatagaggatgatgtttcacaaagaattaaagtaagatggatgaagtggCAAGGTGCGACCAGAGTACTATGTGACTGACGTATccttttaaagcttaaaggaaaattctatagcaTTGTTGTACAATTGGCTATGGCGTATGGGACGGAATATTGGGAAGTTAAGAAGTGCCATATTGCAAAactatgtgtagcagagataAAGATGTTAAGATGAATGTGTGAAAAAACTAGGAAGGGTAAATGAATGAAtttattagagctgatttgggagttaccCTGATGAATtcatttgagatggtatggtcaTGTGCAATGGATGCCTAAGGGCGCCCCAGtaaggagtgatatgattcCGATTGAATGAGCTATaagagctaggggcaagcctaaaatgaccataggagatgTTTGTGAGAAATGACATGCTTAGATTGGATCttatatcaagtatgacctcagatagagcctattggagagcaaagatccatgtagccaacttCATTTAGTGGAGATTCTCCTGACTTTTGGGTTgtacctctttcctcttactttctgtttttaatttttcatttctcatctcatttccTATCCCTCTTTTCTgatctctcccccacccccctctttCTATTTTGACTTCAGTTTTCCCAACTCTGTTTTGTTTgaatccatatagccgaccccattaagttgggataaggctgaatttgTTGTTATAGTTGTTGTTGATTACTTGATCGTATCTATACTGATCGCAGTTTTTTCCCAATCCAATAAAGCCTATAAATAAATGTTTGCCAGATTGCTTCAACATGCAAAGTGCCTTTCTCATAGATTGGGACTTTTATATGTGCTATGTTATCTAAAGTATGTTCTTAGTTAAATGATTTGAAACAAAGTCCTTAGTATCCTCAACTTTGTATTCCTAtaaagtaagaaaagagaaggaaaataaataaataaaaacatattgACAACTCTCAAATATATAATGCACACACacagtgttttttcttcaaatttacattttattttcCAGCATCGACCACATACCTCTTGAAAATCTTTATGGGCATCGTATCTCCCCTTGATGTTAAAACTTAGTTGACCATTAGTTGTGAGGGGAAATTTCGTCTTCCCATGGACTGTATATCTGAATTTATCCTGTTTATCATACCGTAACCCAACACCAAGGGTAGTTGATAACTACAAAACAGTTAATCATCACATATGTGAATTTAGCTTATCATCTGAAAGGATGAAGAAAAAGGATAAGAAACAAAGTAGAACAAGAGGAGACACCTCAGGGTAAAAGTTTCTAATAATCCCACTAAAATAACCCAGATCTCCACTTCCTGTATCTAGTGCTGCATGAACCTGCCACAACAATCACGTTTAACTTTAACAATCAAAATGTTCAATAATAGCAACTCGTGTACTCCTAGTGGTCTGAATTTCGATATAAAAAAGAGATACTGTTGTCTGAAACTATATTAGGAAACAAATGAGATAATGCTTGACATGAGACCAATTAAACCTTCTTCAGCATTGTTGCTGAGATTTTAAGTCCTGTTAGTAACATCTCATTGGCTCCCACaatcaaaatcacaaaaacattctttacaaatcaaacaaatacAATTCAACTTGAATCCCAAAAGTTATTCCAAGTGAAGGAAACTTAATCCACCAACCTGGACTATGATTTATGATTTTTACTagctaaaagggaaaaataattaCCAGTTGGGAAAAAGCTATCCAAAAGAACTAGGGTGATCGCTGTATTTAATGACAGCAATTTAGGCCTCTTTCTTGTAAAGAGATAACACACTTAAGTGAATTGTCTGGACCTGGACTAAAGAGTAAGCTACGGAATGGGTAGGACTATGACAAGAAAAATGATTGCAGGCCTCAATATGATAGCGGGCTCCATTTTAAGGTTTCTGCGAAAATTCATTTTCATAAAACACGAAGAACGAATTCAACAGAAACCAATATTCTATCAATACTAATAAAACCTCCTTCACTTAAGCATAGGTGAGATTGAGAAACTGAATCAAGAAAGAACGCAGACATGGAACACAATGGGGGACCAGTAGCTAACACGAATCGAATTGAGTAACCGCAAAGTCACATAAAAGTGGAGgaagattaaaaagaaaaggataaatgatgaagaaaagatTTGATAAGCGAAGAAATGTTGAAGAACAAGAGAAGTAGAATGGagagaagaagatagagaaagagaatataaaagggaaaaaaggtaCCTGGAAGTGTTTGTTGGTGGCGATGGGGAAATTCTCCTTGGCATGGATTCGAAGAGCTTTAGAGTCTCCGCCATACCTCAGAGAAGTCTCCATTTCTTCCAAAGTTTCAGAACTTCAGTTCAAGTTAAAAACCCTTCAGGGAGAGAACAGAAGCTGCTTGAATAGAAATATGGTACGGTAAAACTAGTAACTTGGAGCCTTCAATCtatttactgaaaaaaaaaaaaaaaaaaaaaggagcctTCAAGAGTTTCTCCTTCGTCAGTCATCAGAAAAAGGACGATAGGGCCCCGTTTGGTTGGAGGAAAAGTGATTGCAAACTATAATTTTCAGTGGTGaagtaaaatgaaatgaaaagaaattatGAAAAAGTTTTTCAAGTGAACttacaaatttatttattttttcaataaaaagaagtgaaaatattaatgatattttgattgaaaaataaagtaaaattctTAGTATATATCTGAAGATTTCATAATAGTATCACAAATCtttatgaattttttggatGTCCAAGGATTTGCACcattatctcttctttttttgttgaatATTTCACCGTTATTTTCAAGGTtcttttttcatataaaaatttcaattttaaagttCACAATTTCCATGAAaactgaaatcatcaaaacaatttaTTAACGTTGACTAGAGTTACAAAAATGTgagaaatggagaaaattaTCCAAAGGGTGGACAAAGATTAAGAGAAAGAATAGTGATCGAAAGAATAagtggaagagaggaagagaaggaaggaaagaataagagggagagaggaagagaaggaaggagattgaaaaagaaagacGGAGCGGCAAAACTATGCCACCACCTGTCCTTCCATTGTTTGAGTCATGTATTGTTATTGCTGTCTCTAGTATTgtgaaaaatgagagagagctTTCTTTTGTAAAATTTCATACTCAAAATGCAAACTTATACTCTGCCCATATTGgtatatttgtttgtttatttgaaatgttcattcttttaatttcttttgttaGGTTTTCATGATTTGTTTTGAGGGGGCAAAAGTGTCATTACAAATCTCCCcgccttccccctccccttccccctttttatCCAATGGTTGAAGACATGACCGGCTgtgcacaaaaccttttgccATATATTTTAcggaaaaataataatttttaatatttgaatGCAAAGAGAATACAAATATTTctttgaaaagtaaaaatatattttcaaaacaatg includes the following:
- the LOC122073117 gene encoding outer envelope pore protein 21B, chloroplastic-like isoform X1 translates to METSLRYGGDSKALRIHAKENFPIATNKHFQMLLTGLKISATMLKKVHAALDTGSGDLGYFSGIIRNFYPELSTTLGVGLRYDKQDKFRYTVHGKTKFPLTTNGQLSFNIKGRYDAHKDFQEKKSRGAAEFSWSIFNFQKDQDVRFKVGYEVFNKVPYLQIRENNWTLNADMKGKWYVRFDL
- the LOC122073117 gene encoding outer envelope pore protein 21, chloroplastic-like isoform X2; this encodes METSLRYGGDSKALRIHAKENFPIATNKHFQVHAALDTGSGDLGYFSGIIRNFYPELSTTLGVGLRYDKQDKFRYTVHGKTKFPLTTNGQLSFNIKGRYDAHKDFQEKKSRGAAEFSWSIFNFQKDQDVRFKVGYEVFNKVPYLQIRENNWTLNADMKGKWYVRFDL